A window from Lagopus muta isolate bLagMut1 chromosome 5, bLagMut1 primary, whole genome shotgun sequence encodes these proteins:
- the LOC125694032 gene encoding uncharacterized protein LOC125694032 — protein sequence MWTQDITRAIRPSEVSPELLQPLVTVVATLGKLGAIPGDISLGGNMGSLQARLLTFSSGVRRAMVHPDGDATLLRCALGASKEQPGAPTAITDSWQEAVTTVKDIWAELQEDAACLRDACGNVAAAKAATEATKGHLVEAVTREDKAHKGLIAATRVVPLSSEVAQVTEVVAAHDMRVAEAKEGLQAATKATEEVAVAVVASVAAKERGQHAAVAHGFLVQLVAACMGAYNYYSHVEHCLKDIKAMVGVTTGYAGPDVPKATQGDMGIPKELAEIVVVAEALWDASARLTQEHLLGTLRGIRSLLATSSVTEVTKVTQRCQEATDALPGLLPPGLC from the exons ATGTGGACACAGGATATCACCAGGGCCATTCGCCCCTCTGAG gtgtccccagagctgctgcagcccctggtGACTGTGGTGGCCACCTTGGGCAAGTTGGGGGCCATCCCTGGTGACATTTCCCTGGGAGGGAACATGGGCTCACTACAGGCCAGGCTGCTGACCTTCAGCTCTGGTGTGCGCAGAGCCATGGTGCACCCAGATGGCGATGCCACCCTCCTCCGATGCGCCCTGGGGGCATCCAAGGAACAGCCCGGTGCCCCCACAGCCATCACTGACTCGTGGCAGGAGGCAGTGACCACAGTGAAGGACAtctgggctgagctgcaggaggatgctgcATGTCTGAGAGATGCCTGTGGGAATGTGGCCGCTGCCAAGGCTGCCACTGAGGCCACCAAGGGCCACTTGGTGGAAGCAGTGACACGGGAGGACAAAGCACACAAAGGGTTGATAGCTGCCACCAGAGTGGTACCTTTGTCCTCAGAGGTGGCCCAGGTCACAGAGGTTGTGGCAGCCCATGATATGCGGGTGGCAGAGGCCAaggaagggctgcaggcagccaccAAGGCCACTGAAGAGGTGGCAGTGGCAGTGGTGGCATCAGTGGCAGCCAAGGAGAGGGGACAACATGCGGCAGTGGCCCATGGGTTCCTGGTACAGTTGGTAGCCGCCTGTATGGGGGCCTATAACTACTATAGTCATGTGGAGCATTGTCTCAAGGACATCAAGGCCATGGTGGGTGTCACTACTGGATATGCTGGCCCTGATGTCCCCAAGGCCACCCAGGGGGACATGGGTATCCCCAAGGAGCTAGCAGAGATAGTGGTGGTGGCCGAGGCGCTGTGGGATGCCAGCGCCCGCCTGACCCAAGAGCACCTCTTGGGGACACTGCGTGGTATTCGGAGCCTGCTGGCCACCTCCAGTGTCACTGAGGTCACCAAGGTCACCCAGCGCTGCCAAGAGGCCACTGACGCcctccctgggctgctgccaccGGGGCTGTGCTAG